From the genome of Apus apus isolate bApuApu2 chromosome 19, bApuApu2.pri.cur, whole genome shotgun sequence, one region includes:
- the AIF1L gene encoding allograft inflammatory factor 1-like, translating into MAAPRRPSGGGLRRAPQDGRLEEINKEFLCDPKFSDEEDLEEKLAVFKEKYMEFDLNNQGEIDLMSVKRMMEKMGAPKTHLELKKMISEVTGGVSETISYQDFVNVMLGKRSAVLKLVMMFEGKANESNPRPSGPPPERDIASLP; encoded by the exons ATGGCGGCTCCGCGCCGGCCGAGCGgcggggggctgcggcgggCCCCCCAGGACGGGCGGCTGGAGGAGATCAACAAG gaATTTCTCTGTGACCCAAAGTTCAGTGATGAAGAAGATCTGGAGGAGAAGTTGGCAGTGTTCAAAG AGAAGTACATGGAGTTTGACCTGAACAACCAAGGCGAGATTG ATTTGATGTCAGTCAAAAGGATGATGGAGAAGATGGGTGCTCCAAAGACCCACCTAGAACTCAAGAAGATGATCTCTGAGGTGACCGGAGGGGTTAGTGAGACCATCTCTTACCAGGACTTTGTCAACGTGATGCTTGGGAAACGCTCTGCTGTGCTTAAACT ggTCATGATGTTTGAAGGAAAAGCCAATGAAAGCAATCCAAGACCTTCTGGTCCACCTCCTGAGAGAGACATAGCCAGCCTCCCTTGA